In Syngnathus acus chromosome 21, fSynAcu1.2, whole genome shotgun sequence, one genomic interval encodes:
- the eef1akmt1 gene encoding EEF1A lysine methyltransferase 1: MSDSDDDIPTLSAHTLSALREFYEESRSENSRDDPSTAADHFTVGALSEDWSMSQFWYTDDTATRLAEELLLQAGGGGRIACVSAPSVYQKLKQLCGPDDGPAAMAVLEYDRRFAIYGDDFIFYDYNHPLAFAERGVAPGSFDVVLADPPYLSEECLTKVAQTVKYLTKGKVLLCTGAIMENLAKDLLDVKVCHFLPQHERNLSNDFRCFVNYPSPLLSR, encoded by the exons ATGAGCGACAGCGACGATGACATTCCCACGCTGTCGGCTCATACTCTGTCGGCTCTGCGGGAGTTTTACGAGGAGTCCCGAAGCGAGAACTCCCGCGACGATCCGTCCACAGCCGCGGACCACTTTACCGTGGGAGCCTTAAGCGAAGACTGG AGTATGAGTCAATTCTGGTACACTGACGACACAGCAACACGATTAGCTGAGGAGCTTCTACTccaagctggaggaggaggaag GATCGCGTGCGTGAGCGCCCCCAGCGTTTACCAGAAGCTCAAGCAGCTATGCGGCCCCGACGATGGTCCCGCGGCCATGGCGGTCCTGGAGTACGACCGCCGCTTTGCCATCTATGGCGACGACTTCATCTTCTACGACTACAACCATCCGCTGGCATTTGCAGAGCGCGGCGTGGCGCCTGGCAGCTTCGACGTGGTCTTGGCCGACCCGCCCTACCTCTCGGAGGAGTGTCTCACCAAAGTAGCCCAGACTGTCAAGTACCTCACCAAAGGAAAAGTGCTGCTTTGCACAG GTGCCATCATGGAGAATCTGGCCAAGGATCTTCTGGACGTGAAAGTGTGTCACTTCCTACCTCAGCACGAGCGCAACTTGTCCAACGATTTCCGGTGTTTCGTCAACTACCCGTCGCCGCTGCTGTCCCGCTGA
- the LOC119115448 gene encoding intraflagellar transport protein 88 homolog — MNNRHLSVKEDDLYSGYNDYNPLFDCKELENDASFQDAIKSNQGKRIHLQPINGQLADSTTGGRPLTSSSGCRTPVPSSVSRPMTAAVQSGAARPMSAISAAGYSSSPTRSCSNFDPLGQCRGPAPPLEEKKDDTPEEKIKLLEKNVNDLITESCMAQSMGNSQLALEKAREAGRKERALGRQREQSGNAEQINVDLTYAVSAATIGPRVSSLPVDACPCLVSQVLLNLANQYENNEMYPEALNSYQVIIKDKMFANAGRLKVNMANIWVKQKNYPKAIKLYRMALDHISDDYKEMRIKIMQNIGTVFVLLGKYSDAVASFEHIMSKSANVRTAYNLVLCYYAIRDADGMRNAFHKLLAIPLRVQHEDKYIAATDDIKSNMLLEVIKNDKLHKMERDLKARADNYVMTSAKLIAPAIEASFAAGFDWCVDSVKNSPYAELANDLQLKKAMTFFRQMQFDQAMKILKEVAKQDSRVKSAAANNLSSLFILEKDYKQAEHYADLAINADRYNPGAFVCKGNTEFVKQDYAKAAEFFKEALRNDSSCTEALRNLGLTYKKLNRLEDALDCFLKLHAILRDSAEVMYQLADTYELLEDPHQAVEWLMQVISVVPNDPKALAKLGDLHDQEGDKSQALHYYCESFRLFPCNMEVIEWLAAYYVQTQLYEKAIHYFERAILMQPSEVRWQLMVASCQRRSGNSQKALETCKEIHRKFPEDLQCLRFLVRLCQDMGLKEVHDYTSKLKKVEKMKELREQRAKADREGSTRNRRTDSTDATTTGERGVAPVMSLPASGEPLETSGSPKELDASYADPLGPLANQPRTGGVKKRVEDDVFAGEDVGDELLPD, encoded by the exons ATGAACAATCGGCATTTGAGTGTCAAGGAGGACGACCTCTATTCGGGCTACAACGACTATAATCCACTTTTTGACTGCAAG gAGTTGGAAAACGATGCCAGCTTCCAAGACGCAATCAAGAGCAATCAGggaaaaagaatacatttacaACCA ATCAACGGACAACTTGCTGACTCTACCACAGGGGGGCGACCTTTAACGTCTTCCTCAGGA TGTCGTACTCCCGTGCCATCATCAGTAAGTCGACCAATGACTGCAGCCGTGCAG AGTGGAGCAGCTCGCCCCATGTCTGCAATAAGTGCTGCAGGTTATTCGTCCTCTCCCACACGATCAT GCTCAAACTTTGATCCTCTGGGCCAGTGTAGAGGCCCTGCACCCCCactggaagaaaagaaagatgacAC GCCGGAGGAGAAGATCAAGCTCTTGGAGAAGAATGTGAACGACTTGATCACAGAGAGCTGCATGGCGCAAAGCATGGGCAACTCGCAACTG GCTCTGGAGAAGGCCAGAGAGGCCGGAAGGAAGGAGAGAGCGCTGGGGAGACAAAGGGAACAGTCTGGAAACGCAGAGCAAATCAATGTGGATCTCACCTACGCCGTGAGTGCGGCAACAATCGGGCCCCGTGTGTCATCGTTGCCTGTTGACGCGTGCCCTTGTCTCGTCTCTCAGGTTCTGCTCAACCTGGCTAACCAGTATGAAAACAATGAGATGTACCCAGAGGCCCTGAACAGCTACCAAGTCATCATCAaggacaaaatgtttgctaACGCAG GGCGTTTGAAAGTGAACATGGCCAACATCTGGGTCAAGCAGAAGAACTACCCCAAGGCCATCAAGCTGTACCGCATGGCGCTGGACCACATCTCGGACGACTACAAAGAGATGAGGATCAAGATCATGCAGAACATCGGCACCGTCTTCGTGCTGCTGGGCAAGTACTCGGACGCCGTGGCGTCCTTTGAGCATATCATGAGCAAGAGCGCCAACGTCAGGACTGCCTACAACCTGGTCCTCTGCTACTACGCCATCCGCGACGCCGACGGCATGAGGAACGCCTTCCACAAGCTCCTCGCCATCCCACTCCGCGTGCAGCACGAAGACAAGTACATCGCAGCTACG GACGACATCAAATCCAACATGTTGTTGGAAGTCATCAAGAACGACAAGCTGCACAAAATGGAGAGAGACTT GAAAGCTCGTGCCGACAACTACGTAATGACCTCTGCCAAGCTCATCGCTCCGGCTATCGAGGCTTCTTTTGCAGCTGGATTTgactg GTGCGTCGACTCGGTGAAGAACTCCCCTTATGCGGAGCTAGCCAATGACCTCCAGTTGAAAAAGGCCATGACCTTCTTCAGACAGATGCAATTTGACCAG GCCATGAAAATTCTGAAGGAAGTTGCCAAGCAGGACAGCAGAGTCAAAAGCGCCGCAGCCAACAACCTCTCCAGCCTCTTCATCCTG GAGAAGGACTACAAGCAGGCCGAGCACTACGCCGACCTGGCCATAAATGCGGATCGCTACAACCCGGGAGCCTTCGTATGCAAAGGCAACACGGAGTTCGTCAAGCAGGACTACGCCAAAGCGGCAGAGTTCTTCAAAGAGGCGCTGAGGAACGACTCCTCCTGCACCGAGGCCCTCCGGAACCTGG GTCTCACGTACAAGAAGCTGAATCGTCTGGAGGATGCGCTGGACTGCTTCTTGAAGCTTCACGCCATCCTCAGGGACAGCGCCGAGGTCATGTATCAGCTGGCTGACAC CTACGAGCTCCTGGAGGACCCCCACCAGGCGGTGGAGTGGCTGATGCAGGTGATCAGCGTGGTCCCCAACGACCCCAAGGCTCTGGCCAAGCTGGGCGATCTGCACGACCAGGAGGGGGACAAGTCGCAGGCCTTGCATTACTACTGTGAG TCATTCAGGCTGTTCCCCTGCAACATGGAGGTGATCGAGTGGCTGGCGGCCTATTATGTGCAGACGCAGCTCTACGAGAAGGCCATCCACTACTTTGAAAGAGCCATCCTCATGCA ACCAAGTGAGGTGCGGTGGCAGCTGATGGTGGCCAGCTGTCAGAGGAGAAGCG GAAACAGTCAGAAAGCTCTCGAAACCTGCAAGGAAATACACCGCAAGTTCCCGGAAGATTTGCAAT GTCTCCGCTTCCTGGTGCGGCTGTGCCAGGACATGGGCCTCAAGGAAGTCCACGATTACACCAGCAAACTCAAGAAGGTGGAGAAGATGAAGGAGCTCAGAGAGCAG AGAGCCAAAGCGGACCGAGAAGGAAGTACAAGAAATAGAAGAACAGACAGTACAGACGCCACGACTACTG GGGAACGTGGGGTTGCGCCTGTGATGTCACTTCCCGCTTCCGGCGAGCCTTTAGAGACTAGCGGCAGCCCCAAAGAATTGG ATGCGTCTTATGCGGACCCACTGGGCCCCCTTGCCAACCAGCCCAGGACCGGAGGAGTCAAGAAGCGGGTGGAAGACGACGTCTTTGCCGGAGAGGACGTCGGAGACGAGCTACTGCCCGATTAG
- the il17d gene encoding interleukin-17D, which yields MTPGLRVLLLSAVALLLFAVAAAAVGARVKKKATRTRSCLDLPEEILEQMFGRLSVGVLSAFHHALQLEPRDRVNLSCPSARSWSAESKSKLPVNLLSVSPWAYRISYDPSRYPRHIPEAYCLCKGCLTGPQRQESRHYRSTPVYAPSVILRRSGSCVGGRHSYSEVYVSIAVGCTCVPLLDKDRALQNATRPLDSLRMAKTKAARSWG from the exons ATGACCCCCGGACTCCGTGTCCTGCTCCTTTCGGCGGTCGCGCTGCTGCTCTTTGcggtcgccgccgccgccgtgggTGCCCGTGTGAAGAAGAAGGCAACTCGGACTCGCTCGTGTCTGGACCTACCAGAGGAGATCCTGGAGCAGATGTTCGGCCGGCTCTCGGTCGGCGTGCTGAGCGCATTCCACCACGCCCTGCAACTGGAGCCCCGAGACAGGGTCAACCTGAGCTGCCCCTCCGCGCGTTCGTGGTCGGCGGAGAGCAAGAGCAAACTCCCGGTCAACCTGCTCAGCGTTTCACCCTGGGCCTACAG GATCTCGTATGACCCGAGCCGATACCCTCGTCACATTCCGGAAGCGTACTGCCTGTGTAAAGGTTGCTTGACCGGACCTCAGCGTCAGGAGAGCCGGCACTATCGGAGCACTCCTGTCTACGCGCCCTCCGTGATCCTCAGGAGGTCTGGTTCTTGCGTCGGAGGCCGTCACTCATACTCGGAGGTGTACGTGTCCATCGCGGTGGGATGCACCTGCGTCCCCCTGCTGGACAAGGACCGGGCCCTCCAGAACGCCACCCGACCTCTGGACTCTTTGAGGATGGCAAAGACCAAAGCTGCACGCTCATGGGGATGA